A single region of the Thermococcus zilligii AN1 genome encodes:
- a CDS encoding DEAD/DEAH box helicase, producing the protein MPYLRRDLIEPRVYQEVIYARCKERNCLVVLPTGLGKTLIAMLIADYRLSKYGGKVLMLAPTKPLAVQHAESFRRLFDLPPEKINVLTGELPPEKREELWEKSVVITATPQTIENDVLTGGISLEDVVLLVFDEAHRAVGNYSYVFIAKEYLKTAKHPLVLGLTASPGSDEEKIREIIRNLGIEHIEVRTESSPDVKPYVHGISFEWVGVDLPEIYREVRSILREMLKESLKPLANAGLVSSASPDIPKREVLQAGSRINHALSQGDHSLGSLMKHQAKAMKLHHAIELLETQGLTALRAYLKKLHEDRSRSSRELMEDPRMRKVVYLLAQAKESGIDHPKMEKLKELIRGQLGRKPNSKIIVFTNYRDTGKKIVEELRREGISVERFIGQASRADDRGMSQREQKEILDKFSRGEFSVLVATSVGEEGLDVPEVDLVIFYEPVPSAIRSIQRRGRTGRHRPGKVVILMAKGTRDEAYYWSSRRKERGMLEAIKKIARELESKTKEERAEIREKAPESADMGRGKIAPLDAFLKPRREELPRVSESREGESPNIEKAEPEGPTGEAREPPIKPIFAGRPQGIVVYVDSRELKSGVPKLLKELGAEIEVRTLDVADYVVSEEVGIERKSANDFIQSIIDGRLFDQVERLKKAYEKPVIIIEGELYGIRNVHPNAIRGAITAVTLDWGVPILFSSGKEETAHFIYLMAKREQEERKKEVRLRSEKKALTLAERQRLIVEGLPNVSATLAKRLLKHFGNVERVFTATEEELREVEGIGEKKAREIRKVITAPYVEDEIE; encoded by the coding sequence ATGCCCTATCTCCGCAGGGATTTAATCGAGCCCCGCGTTTACCAGGAGGTCATCTACGCGAGGTGCAAGGAGCGGAACTGCCTCGTCGTCCTTCCCACAGGGTTAGGAAAGACGCTCATAGCCATGCTCATAGCGGATTACCGGCTCTCGAAGTACGGGGGAAAGGTTCTCATGTTGGCCCCGACAAAGCCCCTTGCGGTCCAGCACGCCGAGAGTTTTAGAAGGCTCTTCGACCTCCCTCCGGAGAAAATAAATGTGCTAACCGGCGAGCTTCCCCCCGAAAAGAGGGAGGAGCTCTGGGAGAAGAGCGTTGTGATAACAGCCACACCCCAGACGATTGAGAACGACGTCTTAACAGGCGGGATTTCCCTTGAGGATGTCGTTCTGCTCGTCTTCGACGAGGCCCACAGGGCCGTCGGCAACTACTCCTACGTCTTCATCGCAAAGGAGTACCTGAAAACGGCAAAACACCCGCTTGTTTTAGGTCTAACCGCTTCACCGGGAAGCGACGAGGAGAAGATAAGGGAGATAATCAGAAACCTCGGGATAGAGCACATCGAGGTCAGAACGGAAAGCTCCCCCGATGTGAAGCCCTATGTCCACGGCATTTCCTTTGAGTGGGTCGGGGTTGACCTCCCCGAAATTTACAGGGAAGTCCGCTCAATCCTCAGGGAGATGCTGAAGGAGAGCCTCAAACCCCTCGCAAACGCTGGCCTCGTCAGTTCCGCCTCACCTGACATACCCAAGAGGGAAGTCCTACAGGCCGGTTCAAGGATAAACCATGCGCTCTCCCAGGGCGACCACTCCCTCGGTTCCCTCATGAAGCACCAGGCGAAGGCTATGAAACTCCACCACGCCATAGAACTCCTTGAGACGCAGGGTCTGACGGCTTTGAGGGCCTATCTGAAAAAACTCCACGAAGACCGCTCCAGATCGAGCAGGGAACTCATGGAAGACCCCCGCATGAGGAAAGTGGTTTACCTCCTTGCCCAGGCAAAGGAGAGCGGAATTGACCACCCGAAGATGGAGAAGCTGAAGGAGCTCATAAGGGGCCAGCTCGGGAGAAAGCCCAACTCCAAGATAATCGTCTTCACCAACTACCGCGACACCGGGAAGAAGATCGTCGAGGAACTCAGGAGGGAGGGAATCTCGGTTGAGCGCTTCATAGGCCAGGCCAGCAGGGCCGACGACAGGGGAATGAGCCAGAGGGAGCAGAAGGAGATACTTGATAAGTTCTCTCGTGGAGAGTTCAGCGTTTTGGTGGCGACGAGCGTCGGCGAGGAGGGTCTGGACGTCCCGGAGGTTGACCTCGTGATCTTCTACGAGCCGGTGCCTTCGGCAATAAGGAGCATCCAGAGGCGCGGGAGAACGGGGCGTCACAGGCCCGGAAAGGTCGTCATCCTCATGGCGAAGGGAACGCGGGACGAGGCCTACTACTGGAGTTCGAGGAGAAAGGAGAGGGGCATGCTCGAGGCCATAAAGAAAATTGCCCGGGAGCTTGAGTCAAAAACTAAAGAGGAGCGGGCTGAAATAAGGGAAAAAGCCCCGGAGAGTGCTGATATGGGCAGGGGAAAGATAGCACCCCTGGACGCATTCCTGAAGCCGAGACGGGAGGAGTTGCCCAGGGTGAGTGAAAGTAGAGAAGGGGAAAGCCCGAATATCGAAAAAGCGGAACCCGAAGGGCCCACAGGGGAAGCCAGGGAGCCCCCAATAAAGCCGATCTTCGCTGGGAGGCCCCAGGGCATCGTCGTCTATGTTGACTCCCGCGAGCTGAAGAGCGGCGTGCCAAAGCTTCTGAAGGAGCTTGGGGCTGAGATTGAGGTCAGAACTCTGGACGTTGCCGATTACGTCGTCAGCGAGGAGGTTGGAATAGAAAGGAAGAGCGCCAACGACTTCATACAGTCGATAATCGATGGAAGGCTCTTCGACCAGGTTGAGCGGCTAAAGAAAGCCTACGAGAAGCCGGTGATAATCATCGAGGGCGAGCTTTACGGCATAAGGAACGTCCACCCCAACGCGATAAGGGGAGCTATAACGGCCGTAACGCTCGACTGGGGCGTTCCCATCCTGTTTTCCTCGGGCAAGGAGGAGACCGCCCATTTCATTTACCTGATGGCAAAGCGCGAGCAGGAGGAGAGGAAGAAAGAAGTCCGCCTCAGGAGCGAGAAGAAGGCCCTTACTTTGGCGGAGAGACAGCGCCTGATAGTTGAAGGCCTCCCGAACGTCTCAGCAACCCTGGCGAAGAGACTCCTGAAGCACTTCGGCAACGTGGAGAGGGTTTTCACCGCCACCGAGGAGGAGCTCAGGGAGGTCGAGGGAATCGGCGAGAAAAAGGCGAGGGAGATAAGGAAGGTCATTACCGCACCCTACGTCGAGGATGAGATTGAATGA
- a CDS encoding zinc metalloprotease, with product MHHSGERGLTYIGATYIGNFADKELIFEAFDEANRHLGQNNLPVRFVYLGKIEVGPGYLINIPVGEDQVKGYPLEAIIETLYARLLKETSRDEDFPMRRIFGLTTFPLVSRNRYFPIYEKFLGFQQEILGMKIMVLSMKPFESKNRELMKARILKGILHELGHGFDLEHCSNSCVMNPPRDLDDWDGRPISYCPSCMRKFQSALTAELVLRK from the coding sequence ATGCACCATTCGGGGGAGCGCGGATTAACCTACATAGGGGCTACCTATATCGGGAACTTCGCTGACAAGGAGCTTATATTTGAGGCCTTTGACGAGGCCAACCGCCACCTGGGCCAGAACAATCTTCCGGTGAGGTTCGTCTACCTCGGAAAGATCGAAGTCGGCCCAGGATACCTGATAAACATCCCCGTTGGGGAGGATCAGGTAAAAGGCTACCCCCTGGAGGCGATCATAGAGACGCTCTACGCGAGACTCCTGAAGGAGACCAGCAGAGATGAAGACTTTCCAATGAGGCGGATCTTCGGGCTAACGACATTCCCCCTGGTATCCCGAAACCGGTACTTTCCCATTTACGAGAAGTTCCTCGGCTTCCAGCAGGAGATCCTCGGGATGAAGATAATGGTCCTCTCGATGAAGCCCTTTGAAAGTAAAAACCGGGAGCTCATGAAAGCGCGGATTTTAAAAGGGATCCTCCACGAGCTCGGCCACGGCTTTGACCTTGAGCACTGCTCCAACAGCTGCGTCATGAACCCGCCCCGCGACCTTGACGACTGGGACGGAAGGCCCATATCCTACTGCCCCTCGTGCATGAGAAAGTTCCAGAGTGCCCTCACGGCGGAGCTTGTTCTTAGAAAATGA
- the pgsA gene encoding archaetidylinositol phosphate synthase gives MVLNRYRENVKGYLEAMVRPLAKIGITPNTITVLGMLVSLLGAYLFYLGEPRLAALVLISGSLVDALDGTLARMTGKVSRFGAFLDSTLDRISDGAVLFGIALGGLADWRWVFLTFMGAYLVSYERCRAELAGSGKLDVGIAERAERLLILIAFSLAGVKYVEYGVYLVGVLAWITVVQRMWAAYRRLK, from the coding sequence ATGGTGCTCAACAGATACAGGGAAAACGTCAAAGGCTACCTCGAGGCAATGGTGAGGCCCCTCGCCAAAATCGGCATCACCCCCAACACGATAACAGTCCTTGGGATGCTGGTAAGCCTTTTGGGGGCTTACCTGTTCTACCTCGGCGAGCCGAGGCTTGCCGCGCTTGTTCTGATCTCGGGCTCGCTCGTAGATGCACTCGACGGAACCCTCGCCAGAATGACCGGAAAGGTGAGCCGCTTCGGTGCTTTCCTGGATTCCACCCTCGATAGAATCAGCGACGGAGCGGTTCTCTTTGGCATTGCCCTTGGGGGCTTGGCCGACTGGCGCTGGGTTTTCCTGACGTTCATGGGTGCCTACCTGGTGAGCTACGAGCGCTGTAGAGCAGAACTCGCCGGATCCGGGAAGCTTGACGTTGGGATAGCGGAGAGGGCCGAGAGACTGCTCATCCTCATAGCCTTTTCCCTTGCCGGGGTGAAATACGTGGAATACGGGGTCTACCTGGTGGGGGTACTCGCGTGGATAACCGTCGTCCAGAGAATGTGGGCTGCCTACCGGAGACTTAAATGA
- a CDS encoding tRNA (cytidine(56)-2'-O)-methyltransferase, with translation MIAVLRLGHRPERDKRITTHVALTARAFGADRIIIAAEEDEHVKESVEDVVRRWGGPFEIEFNPGWKKTLGEWKKNGVVVHLTMYGIHIDDALPAIREELKAGKDIMVVVGAEKVPREVYEIADYNVAVGNQPHSEVAALAVFLDRLLGGEGLRKEFKDAKLKIIPQERGKKVIEL, from the coding sequence ATGATAGCAGTGCTCAGACTCGGGCACAGGCCCGAGAGGGACAAGAGGATCACAACGCACGTGGCCTTAACGGCGAGGGCCTTCGGGGCGGATAGGATAATAATCGCGGCGGAAGAGGACGAACACGTTAAGGAGAGCGTCGAGGACGTCGTGAGAAGATGGGGAGGCCCCTTTGAGATAGAGTTCAACCCGGGCTGGAAGAAAACCCTTGGGGAATGGAAGAAAAACGGAGTAGTGGTTCACCTGACGATGTACGGGATCCACATAGACGATGCCCTGCCAGCGATAAGGGAGGAGCTGAAGGCGGGAAAGGACATCATGGTCGTCGTTGGGGCCGAGAAGGTTCCGCGGGAAGTCTACGAGATAGCTGACTACAATGTAGCGGTTGGAAACCAGCCCCACAGTGAAGTCGCGGCTTTGGCGGTTTTCCTCGACAGGCTCCTCGGTGGTGAAGGCTTAAGAAAGGAGTTTAAGGACGCAAAGCTCAAAATAATCCCCCAGGAGAGAGGCAAGAAGGTTATCGAGCTCTGA
- a CDS encoding SAM hydrolase/SAM-dependent halogenase family protein, giving the protein MITLTTDFGLKGPYVGEMKAAILRVNPGARLVDVTHAVTRHSIVEGSFVMEQVAKYSPEGTVHIGVVDPGVGTERRAVIVEGNQWLVVPDNGLATLPMKHIKPRRAWEIDLERIGRFTGWRISSTFHGRDVFGPAGALIEKGIPPEEFAEEVSLGSLVKLDLEPKKEKELWLLKVIYVDDFGNVILNLEGYERPKAVELPDFGLLIPYLDTYGQAKPGELLALPGSHGYLEIAVNQGSASERLGLKVGDGVRVRLVQKS; this is encoded by the coding sequence GTGATAACGCTCACTACAGATTTCGGGCTTAAGGGCCCCTACGTGGGAGAGATGAAGGCCGCGATTCTCAGGGTAAACCCCGGTGCGAGGCTCGTTGACGTCACCCACGCGGTGACCAGGCACTCCATCGTGGAGGGCTCCTTCGTCATGGAGCAGGTTGCCAAGTACTCGCCGGAAGGGACGGTTCACATCGGCGTTGTTGACCCGGGCGTTGGGACGGAGAGGAGGGCTGTGATAGTGGAGGGCAACCAGTGGCTTGTAGTCCCGGACAACGGTCTGGCAACGCTCCCGATGAAGCACATAAAGCCCAGAAGGGCCTGGGAGATAGACCTTGAAAGGATCGGGCGCTTCACGGGGTGGAGAATCAGCTCCACCTTCCACGGCAGGGACGTCTTCGGGCCGGCCGGGGCGCTGATAGAGAAAGGTATCCCTCCGGAGGAATTCGCAGAGGAGGTTTCGCTGGGTTCGCTCGTTAAGCTCGATTTGGAGCCGAAAAAAGAGAAAGAGCTCTGGCTTCTCAAGGTTATCTACGTTGACGACTTCGGGAACGTTATACTCAACCTCGAAGGCTACGAGAGGCCAAAAGCGGTTGAACTCCCCGACTTCGGCCTCCTAATCCCCTACCTTGACACCTACGGTCAGGCAAAGCCGGGGGAACTGCTCGCTCTGCCCGGGAGCCACGGCTATTTGGAGATAGCCGTCAACCAGGGGAGCGCGAGTGAGAGGCTTGGCCTCAAGGTTGGAGACGGGGTGAGGGTGAGGCTCGTTCAAAAATCCTGA
- a CDS encoding PIN domain-containing protein — protein MKSCLVDSPVILEALKGNPREKDTFKFLMENFVEVPLAEEISDMAFELMTKHALLPNFLVGGEADG, from the coding sequence ATGAAGAGCTGTTTGGTTGATTCCCCCGTTATCCTTGAGGCTCTTAAAGGCAATCCGCGGGAAAAAGACACCTTCAAGTTTCTCATGGAAAACTTTGTTGAAGTCCCCCTGGCCGAGGAGATAAGCGACATGGCATTTGAGTTGATGACAAAGCACGCGCTTCTCCCGAATTTCCTGGTCGGAGGTGAAGCCGATGGTTAG
- a CDS encoding nicotinamide-nucleotide adenylyltransferase, translating to MVRRGLFVGRFQPVHNGHVKALEFVFSQVDEVIIGVGSAQASHTLKNPFTTSERMEMLIRALDEAGLTKKRYYLIPLPDINFNAIWATYVVSMVPRFDVVFTGNSLVAQLFREKGYEVIVQPMFRKNILSATEIRRRMVAGEPWEELVPKSVVEFIREIRGVERIQMLATDLEKDEKELQAPVRIPEF from the coding sequence ATGGTTAGGCGCGGTCTCTTCGTCGGCCGTTTTCAGCCGGTGCACAACGGCCACGTTAAGGCGCTCGAATTCGTTTTCTCCCAAGTTGATGAGGTGATAATAGGCGTCGGAAGCGCCCAGGCGAGCCATACTTTGAAGAACCCCTTCACGACGAGCGAGAGGATGGAGATGCTCATAAGGGCCTTGGACGAGGCGGGATTGACCAAAAAGCGATACTACCTCATCCCGCTCCCGGACATAAACTTCAACGCCATCTGGGCTACCTACGTTGTCAGCATGGTTCCCAGGTTTGACGTCGTCTTCACAGGAAACTCCCTGGTTGCCCAGCTCTTCCGCGAGAAGGGCTACGAGGTCATAGTCCAGCCAATGTTCAGGAAGAACATCCTCTCGGCGACAGAGATAAGGCGCCGCATGGTGGCGGGCGAGCCCTGGGAGGAGCTCGTGCCGAAGAGCGTGGTGGAGTTCATAAGGGAGATTCGCGGCGTCGAGAGGATTCAGATGCTCGCGACTGACCTCGAGAAGGACGAGAAAGAGCTGCAAGCGCCGGTGAGGATCCCGGAGTTTTGA
- a CDS encoding helix-turn-helix domain-containing protein, which translates to MSDEDLAREVQELRKALEAIRASFEVVSRMAQAYLRLLNVYAEYGGLGIDVVIPEIKHDPIAREIVKVLFDLRRANVSQIARELRGRRGKASRNTVRAKLEELERLGIVREIPAERGRVYALSRDVVKRWLEMIGMPIRFEQTNDYWGG; encoded by the coding sequence ATGTCAGATGAAGACCTCGCCAGAGAAGTCCAGGAGCTCAGGAAGGCCCTCGAAGCCATAAGGGCGAGCTTCGAAGTAGTCTCCAGGATGGCCCAGGCCTACCTCAGGCTCCTCAACGTTTACGCGGAATACGGGGGCCTGGGCATAGACGTTGTCATTCCCGAGATAAAGCACGACCCTATAGCGAGGGAGATTGTTAAGGTTCTCTTCGACCTCAGGAGGGCGAACGTGAGCCAGATAGCGCGCGAGCTGAGGGGCAGGCGCGGAAAGGCCTCAAGGAACACGGTCCGGGCGAAGCTGGAGGAGCTTGAGAGGCTTGGTATTGTAAGGGAAATTCCAGCAGAAAGGGGCAGGGTCTATGCTCTCTCAAGGGATGTGGTCAAGAGGTGGTTAGAGATGATCGGAATGCCGATTAGGTTTGAGCAGACTAACGATTACTGGGGTGGTTGA
- a CDS encoding ArsR/SmtB family transcription factor, whose product MDVEELAKLFDGLAHPLRLGIVALLSRERRPIYLNEIAKELGISRGLAKIHLRKLEKAGIVKSRLVIDEEKGKALRFYELIPFSVFVSPESLGRWLYGD is encoded by the coding sequence ATGGACGTCGAGGAGCTCGCAAAGTTGTTCGACGGTCTCGCTCATCCCCTTCGGCTCGGGATAGTGGCCCTCCTTTCCAGGGAGAGGAGGCCAATTTACCTCAACGAAATAGCCAAAGAACTCGGGATAAGCAGGGGACTGGCTAAAATTCACCTAAGGAAGCTTGAAAAGGCAGGCATAGTCAAAAGCAGGCTTGTAATTGACGAGGAGAAAGGAAAGGCGCTCAGATTTTACGAGCTGATCCCTTTTAGCGTTTTCGTTTCCCCGGAATCCCTTGGGAGGTGGTTGTATGGAGACTAA
- a CDS encoding GNAT family N-acetyltransferase: MEILCLTEKRLPDFQTLYTEFFMELRGKQGWKPAEEEAYRKEAERYFRRGDLIFLALEGANAVGFIRVSSREGCFWVEEIYVRPEFRGKGIGRALVERVEEEVKKHDSSLYLLVLPQDKDAIGFWKRLGYDVINTVELTKDLGPSNGMAFHTVELLGERFRIFGWKGEKFTAEERRFMELLEEFYKKGGTKKEFLELVNRALEGWLD, from the coding sequence ATGGAGATACTGTGCCTCACCGAAAAACGCCTCCCCGACTTCCAGACCCTCTACACCGAGTTCTTCATGGAGCTCAGGGGAAAACAGGGCTGGAAGCCAGCCGAAGAAGAAGCCTACAGGAAAGAGGCCGAGAGATACTTCAGGCGGGGTGATTTGATTTTTCTTGCCCTGGAAGGCGCCAATGCGGTCGGCTTCATCCGGGTCTCAAGCAGGGAAGGCTGCTTCTGGGTTGAGGAGATATACGTCAGACCGGAGTTCAGAGGGAAGGGCATTGGGAGGGCACTCGTCGAGAGGGTTGAGGAAGAGGTGAAAAAGCATGACTCATCGCTTTATCTCCTTGTCCTGCCCCAGGATAAGGACGCCATAGGGTTCTGGAAGAGGCTCGGCTACGACGTGATAAACACGGTCGAGCTGACGAAGGACTTGGGGCCCTCCAACGGCATGGCCTTTCACACCGTTGAGCTCCTCGGCGAGAGGTTCAGGATCTTCGGGTGGAAAGGCGAGAAGTTCACCGCTGAGGAAAGGCGCTTCATGGAGCTCCTGGAGGAGTTTTACAAGAAGGGCGGGACGAAAAAGGAGTTCCTGGAGCTGGTGAACCGGGCATTGGAGGGGTGGCTGGACTAA
- a CDS encoding GNAT family N-acetyltransferase, producing the protein MGPAMREARPEDRPFIEEIARLTWGGEDYLAKVFDEWVKDGNFYVLELEGKVVGTAKLTFLPCKVGWLEGLRVHPDYRGRGFGRFIQNFMLDLGKKLAEEGKIEALELATYFLNKESLAMVRKDGFSVMARFFNLGGKVEHFSPEEPGPVELGMEDLTPGIIPLGWKFVHRSEEALEWLRENGEAYEVNGLKFLATRGGATFTPLSTGLGCIRAMLPAMAWVAGEKGREEFDLMLPEGMKPALPGLKKMGLFLWDETEEPNVLVFRKGLVKVV; encoded by the coding sequence ATGGGCCCAGCAATGCGCGAGGCCAGACCCGAAGACAGGCCCTTCATTGAGGAGATAGCGCGTTTGACGTGGGGAGGCGAAGATTACCTGGCGAAAGTGTTCGACGAGTGGGTAAAGGACGGCAACTTCTACGTCCTCGAGCTTGAGGGAAAGGTGGTCGGAACGGCAAAGCTCACCTTTCTGCCCTGCAAAGTAGGCTGGCTTGAGGGGCTGAGGGTTCACCCGGACTACAGGGGCCGAGGGTTCGGGAGGTTTATCCAGAACTTCATGCTCGACCTCGGGAAGAAGCTCGCGGAAGAGGGGAAAATAGAGGCCCTCGAGTTAGCCACCTACTTCCTGAACAAAGAAAGCCTGGCGATGGTCAGGAAGGACGGCTTTTCAGTTATGGCAAGGTTCTTCAACCTCGGCGGGAAAGTAGAGCACTTCTCTCCCGAGGAACCGGGCCCTGTGGAGCTTGGGATGGAAGACTTAACCCCCGGGATAATCCCGCTCGGCTGGAAGTTCGTTCACAGGAGCGAGGAAGCGCTGGAGTGGCTCAGGGAGAATGGGGAAGCCTACGAAGTGAACGGCCTTAAGTTTTTAGCGACCAGGGGCGGCGCAACCTTCACGCCGCTCTCAACGGGTTTAGGGTGCATAAGGGCGATGTTGCCGGCGATGGCGTGGGTGGCGGGGGAGAAAGGCAGGGAGGAGTTCGACCTGATGCTTCCCGAAGGGATGAAGCCCGCCCTTCCCGGGCTGAAAAAGATGGGCCTCTTCCTCTGGGACGAAACTGAGGAGCCTAACGTGCTTGTGTTTAGGAAGGGGCTCGTAAAGGTGGTGTGA
- a CDS encoding ABC transporter ATP-binding protein — protein MGGSFKGLARLLGYLRGHAFQFSLGVVLVLLMSYTNGVVPDLIRKAIDMGVTAGDYGQALHYALLILLAGVLNGVFSFTGRYLLVKSAQHAVYRLRMDAFRAIQRQRMEFFDRTFSGQLISRVTNDTERITSFLSNQFRMFVYSLFLIVVSLYYMLRMNTLLALVALVTIGIVVALNSAYAMKVRPIYDRIRYQTGVIASTATGTIAGIKTIKALSAEEEISKKFERENEGLYSLNVEATRIVAIYGNASFLILGIAMSFMLYFGGRAIIENTLTVGELAAFLTYMLTMTWPLRTLGFTIADIQRSLAAASRLFEVMDSAPESADPPDAVELENPRGEVEFRDVWLTYHTGKTVLRGLSFKVMPGEKVLITGPPGSGKSTVLKLIARLYEPEKGEVLLDGIDVRKIKTESLRRAVAYVPQEPFIFNRSVRENIALAKPDATMEEIVRAAKIAKIHDFIASLPEGYETILGEKGITLSGGQRQRIALARALLLDPRVILLDDPVSNLDAGTEKQLVEDLREILKDRTALIVSQRPSLVKLADRVIVMAEGRIVEDGKPEELARKGGAFSDMLRAVGENE, from the coding sequence ATGGGAGGGTCGTTCAAAGGGCTTGCCAGACTGCTTGGGTACCTAAGGGGGCATGCCTTCCAGTTCTCTCTGGGCGTAGTCCTGGTACTCCTCATGTCGTACACCAACGGTGTAGTCCCCGACCTCATAAGGAAGGCCATAGACATGGGGGTAACCGCCGGGGACTACGGCCAGGCCCTCCACTATGCACTCCTCATACTCCTCGCTGGCGTACTCAACGGGGTCTTCAGCTTTACCGGGAGGTATCTCCTCGTTAAATCTGCCCAGCACGCAGTTTACCGCCTCAGGATGGACGCCTTCAGGGCAATTCAGCGGCAGAGGATGGAGTTTTTTGATAGAACCTTCTCCGGCCAGCTGATAAGCAGGGTAACCAACGACACGGAGAGGATAACCAGTTTTCTGTCGAACCAGTTCAGGATGTTCGTCTACTCGCTCTTCCTGATAGTGGTCTCGCTCTACTACATGCTCCGGATGAACACCCTCCTGGCCCTGGTGGCCCTGGTTACAATAGGGATCGTCGTGGCCCTGAACTCGGCCTATGCCATGAAAGTCCGCCCCATCTACGACAGGATAAGGTACCAGACGGGGGTCATAGCTTCCACGGCCACGGGGACGATAGCCGGGATAAAGACGATAAAGGCCCTTTCGGCGGAGGAAGAGATCAGCAAAAAGTTCGAGAGGGAGAACGAGGGGCTCTACTCACTCAACGTCGAGGCCACAAGGATAGTGGCGATATACGGAAACGCCTCCTTCCTGATCCTCGGAATTGCGATGAGTTTTATGCTGTACTTCGGCGGAAGGGCCATCATAGAGAACACGCTAACCGTTGGAGAGCTGGCGGCCTTTCTCACGTATATGCTCACCATGACCTGGCCCCTCAGGACGCTCGGCTTCACAATAGCCGACATCCAGAGGAGCCTGGCCGCGGCTTCGAGGCTCTTTGAGGTCATGGACTCAGCCCCCGAGAGCGCTGATCCCCCGGACGCTGTCGAGCTGGAGAACCCGAGGGGAGAGGTGGAGTTCAGGGACGTGTGGCTCACTTACCACACGGGAAAGACCGTCCTTAGGGGGCTGAGCTTTAAGGTAATGCCGGGCGAGAAAGTCCTCATAACCGGACCGCCGGGCTCGGGAAAGAGCACGGTTCTGAAGCTTATAGCCAGGCTCTACGAGCCAGAAAAGGGGGAGGTGCTCTTAGACGGGATCGACGTGAGGAAGATAAAGACGGAGAGCCTGAGGAGGGCAGTAGCTTATGTCCCGCAGGAGCCCTTCATATTCAACAGGAGCGTAAGGGAGAACATCGCCCTCGCCAAGCCGGACGCGACGATGGAGGAGATAGTAAGGGCCGCTAAGATAGCGAAGATACACGATTTCATAGCCTCCCTCCCGGAAGGCTACGAGACAATCCTTGGAGAGAAGGGGATAACCCTTTCCGGCGGCCAGAGGCAGAGGATAGCGCTGGCGAGGGCCCTGCTCCTCGACCCAAGGGTAATCCTCCTCGATGACCCCGTCTCGAACCTCGACGCCGGGACAGAGAAGCAGCTCGTGGAGGACCTGAGGGAGATACTGAAGGACAGGACGGCGTTGATAGTCTCCCAGAGGCCGTCGCTCGTTAAGCTCGCCGATAGGGTTATCGTGATGGCCGAGGGCAGAATAGTGGAGGACGGAAAACCTGAGGAACTGGCCAGGAAAGGTGGGGCCTTCAGCGATATGCTCAGGGCGGTGGGGGAAAATGAATGA